A genomic stretch from Sphingobacterium sp. ML3W includes:
- a CDS encoding methyltransferase domain-containing protein — protein sequence MDILDLDKEYWDNRYKNRETGWDIGYASPALIEYAETVIPKEASILIPGCGNAYEAKALLDKGFKNITLLDIAPTLVNQVQKEFGETTPIRIICEDFFEHGEKYDYILEQTFFCALDPILRKKYSNKMADLLHPHGILAGLMFNRTFESAGPPFGGNKTEYQRLFQVAFDILKMEDCFNSIPQRQGSELFIALRKK from the coding sequence ATGGATATATTGGATTTGGATAAAGAATATTGGGACAATCGCTATAAAAACAGGGAGACCGGATGGGATATCGGTTATGCCTCACCGGCATTAATCGAATATGCGGAAACGGTGATTCCCAAAGAGGCTTCTATTTTGATCCCTGGCTGTGGAAATGCATACGAAGCGAAAGCGCTACTTGACAAAGGGTTTAAAAATATCACTTTACTTGATATCGCACCAACTTTAGTCAATCAGGTTCAAAAAGAGTTTGGCGAAACTACACCGATCCGGATTATCTGCGAAGATTTTTTTGAACATGGCGAAAAATACGATTATATTCTCGAGCAGACTTTTTTCTGTGCATTAGATCCGATTTTACGTAAAAAATACAGTAACAAAATGGCCGATCTACTCCATCCACATGGTATCCTTGCAGGTTTAATGTTTAACAGAACATTTGAATCAGCAGGCCCACCTTTTGGCGGAAACAAAACGGAATATCAACGACTGTTTCAGGTAGCCTTTGATATTTTAAAAATGGAAGACTGTTTTAACAGCATACCTCAACGACAAGGTAGTGAGCTTTTCATTGCATTAAGGAAGAAATAG
- a CDS encoding bestrophin family ion channel: MLLNRRISVSYFLKTIQTDLVRIVFFGCLVGLLAKHKDFLTLEIPLSLIAIVGTAISLLLAFRTAQSYDRWWEARIVWGGIVNDSRSLIRLLQTFISKDQDIHLKMFVERQIIWNYTLSESLRKEPYSKRVSDYLENYQIKDTNAVYGILNAHGKHLRLLAQEGLITEFRQVAADEILTRFSDSMGRCERIKNTVFPVSYGKLIHFLIYLFALLLPFSLNDDVILVKMMLTIGIPIIFIIIERTAILMQDPFENKPMDTPMTTICQTIEMNLLEAIGEPTPKPTAPAEEFYYIL; the protein is encoded by the coding sequence ATGTTACTTAATAGGAGGATCTCTGTCTCATACTTCTTAAAAACCATTCAGACTGATCTGGTTCGAATTGTATTTTTTGGCTGTCTGGTGGGCCTACTGGCAAAACACAAAGACTTTCTTACATTGGAAATTCCCTTATCGTTAATAGCCATCGTTGGTACAGCCATATCGCTTTTGTTGGCTTTTCGAACTGCGCAATCTTACGATAGATGGTGGGAAGCCCGTATCGTTTGGGGCGGAATTGTCAATGATTCCCGTAGCTTAATTCGTCTTTTGCAGACTTTTATCAGTAAAGATCAGGACATCCATCTAAAAATGTTTGTTGAAAGACAGATTATATGGAATTATACCTTGAGCGAATCGCTGCGCAAGGAGCCGTATTCAAAACGGGTAAGTGACTATTTGGAAAATTATCAAATCAAGGACACCAATGCTGTTTACGGAATTTTAAATGCGCATGGAAAGCATTTGCGTTTATTGGCCCAGGAGGGGTTGATTACTGAATTTCGGCAGGTTGCTGCAGACGAGATTCTAACGCGGTTTTCGGATTCAATGGGTCGATGTGAGCGGATAAAAAATACGGTTTTTCCGGTGTCCTATGGTAAGCTGATCCATTTTCTGATTTATCTATTTGCGCTCTTATTACCCTTTAGTCTGAATGATGATGTTATCTTGGTCAAAATGATGCTGACGATCGGAATTCCCATTATTTTTATTATTATCGAACGTACTGCCATTTTAATGCAAGATCCTTTTGAAAATAAACCCATGGACACGCCGATGACAACGATCTGCCAGACCATTGAGATGAATCTGTTGGAGGCTATTGGCGAACCTACTCCGAAGCCAACGGCACCTGCCGAGGAATTCTATTATATTCTTTAA
- a CDS encoding NAD(P)-binding domain-containing protein: METLKNQISIIGLGPMGIKIAQLYLQKGFQVTVFNRTTAKADQLVKEGARLAKNISEAIEASPTSIVIVHNYAVANNLFSSIETGNALAGKLIVQLTTGTSQEARLSETWFNGKTAGYLDGAIQVAPEQMAQPDTTILFSGNSGKYLEIEDTLKILGGNLKYLGENIGAAAAMDTATLSYIYGAAAGFLHGALIAESENFDVREYGNIIAEIAPGMGEFLKHEGAVISSGVFKLSQSPLAISVEATERILATAKLSGINSEFPQFAANWLKRAKDAGYEQEEFAAVIKTLRTPR; encoded by the coding sequence ATGGAAACATTGAAAAATCAAATCAGTATTATCGGCCTAGGTCCAATGGGTATAAAAATAGCGCAGCTCTATCTACAAAAAGGTTTTCAGGTCACTGTATTCAATCGAACCACAGCTAAAGCAGATCAACTGGTAAAAGAAGGTGCTCGATTAGCGAAAAACATTAGCGAGGCCATTGAGGCGAGTCCAACGAGTATTGTTATCGTTCATAACTATGCGGTAGCGAATAATCTTTTTTCATCAATCGAAACGGGGAATGCATTAGCCGGCAAACTCATTGTGCAATTGACTACAGGTACATCGCAGGAAGCACGTTTAAGCGAAACCTGGTTTAACGGTAAAACAGCCGGTTACCTTGATGGAGCGATACAGGTGGCGCCAGAACAGATGGCACAGCCCGATACAACAATATTGTTTTCGGGCAATAGTGGAAAATATCTTGAAATCGAAGATACATTGAAAATTCTGGGTGGAAATCTAAAATATTTAGGGGAAAATATTGGTGCTGCGGCAGCCATGGATACAGCTACACTCTCCTATATCTATGGTGCAGCAGCAGGTTTTCTACATGGCGCTTTAATTGCCGAATCGGAAAATTTTGACGTCAGGGAATATGGCAATATCATCGCAGAAATTGCTCCGGGAATGGGCGAATTTTTAAAGCATGAGGGTGCAGTGATCAGTAGCGGAGTTTTTAAGCTTTCCCAAAGTCCACTTGCCATCTCTGTAGAGGCAACAGAAAGAATCCTTGCAACAGCAAAATTAAGTGGAATAAATAGTGAATTTCCCCAATTTGCAGCAAATTGGCTCAAAAGAGCAAAAGATGCGGGCTATGAACAGGAAGAATTTGCTGCTGTGATTAAGACATTGCGGACACCGCGATAA
- a CDS encoding helix-turn-helix domain-containing protein, whose translation MYSRKIPEDLDCGIVVTMKILGGKWKACILDGINKGIKRPSELHRAIHDASPRVINMQLHELEQAGIIVKKIYQGLPLKVEYSLTDLGISLLPVIAIIDKWGIENNHLVENLREQIVG comes from the coding sequence ATGTATAGTAGAAAGATTCCCGAAGATCTTGACTGTGGCATAGTCGTCACAATGAAAATACTTGGTGGAAAATGGAAAGCCTGTATATTGGATGGTATCAACAAAGGTATAAAACGTCCCAGTGAATTGCATCGTGCTATTCATGATGCGAGCCCAAGAGTAATCAATATGCAACTTCATGAATTGGAACAAGCTGGTATTATCGTGAAGAAAATTTATCAAGGACTTCCGCTGAAAGTCGAGTATAGCCTGACTGACTTGGGGATTAGCTTATTGCCAGTTATAGCAATCATTGATAAATGGGGTATTGAAAACAACCATTTGGTTGAAAATTTGAGAGAGCAGATTGTAGGCTGA